The Sphingomonas donggukensis genomic interval GCGCGGCACTGGTCGCCGAGCTTGAGGCGATCGCCGGGTTCGTGCTGCCCTATGCGAAGCCCGCGTGGAAGCTGCTCGCCGAGGCAAAGGCGCGCGGGCGGCGGATGCTGTTCGAGGGTGCGCAGGGCGTGCTGCTCGACATCGACCACGGCACCTATCCCTTCGTCACCTCGTCGAACACCGTCGCCGGCACCGCCGCAGCGGGATCGGGCATGGGGCCGGGCGCAGTCGGCTTCGTGCTCGGCATCGCCAAGGCCTACACGACCCGCGTCGGTTCCGGCCCGTTCCCGACCGAGCTGGACGACGACGTCGGCGAGCGGCTGGGCACGCGCGGGCGCGAATTCGGCACGGTCACGGGGCGCAAGCGCCGCTGCGGCTGGTTCGACGCGGTGCTGGTGCGGCAATCGGTCGCGGTGTCGGGCATCACCGGCATTGCGCTGACCAAGCTCGATGTGCTCGACGGCTTCGAAGAGGTGCGGATCTGCACCGGTTATCGACTGGGCGACACGCTGACCGATCATTTCCCCGCCCACGCCGCCGATCAGGCGCGGGTCGAGCCGGTGTGGGAGGCGATGCCGGGCTGGTCCGAATCGACCGCCGGCGCGCGCAGCTGGGCCGATCTGCCGGCGCAGGCGATCAAGTACATCCGCCGGATCGAGGAGCTGATCCAGTGCCCGGTGACGCTGGTATCGACCAGCCCGGAACGCGACGACACGATCCTGGTCCGCGATCCCTTCGCCGACTGACGCGCGAAAAAAAGCGGCCCCGCCGATGGGGCGGGGCCGCTTTCTTCATTCGATGGTCGCGGCGATCAGCGCGGCTTCTTCTTCTTGGATTTCTTGCCCGTCGTCGCGGTGTCGTCGGTCGCAGCCGGCGTCGCCTCGGTGGTCGGCGTCGGCGTGGCCTCGGTCACCGGGACCGTCGTCGGATCGGTCGTGGGCGCCGGCTGCGCATCGGGAACCGGGTTCGACGGCGGCACCGGGGTCGTCTGCATCGTGCCCGATGGAGCGGTCTGCGGCGCCGGCGCCGGCACGTCCTGCGCGTTTGCGGCAAACGCGGTTCCGGCCAGCAGAAGTCCGGCGATCAGTGTCTTGGTCATCATAATCTCCAATTCGCCCCTGTGCCGCCGCTTATAGCGGGTCTGCGGGCGAACGGGGCTCAGGCCGCCCCTGCGGCGCCACGCCTCACCCGCATTGCGCGCGGTGGCGCAGCTTCTGGTCGGCCAGCACCAGCGCCATCATCGCCTCGACCACCGGCGCGCCGCGAATCCCGACACAGGGGTCGTGCCGGCCTTTCGTGCGGATATCGGTCGCGTCGCCGTCGCGGGTAATCGTCGGCACCGGAGTCAGGATCGAACTGGTCGGCTTGAACGCGACGCGCAGCCGCACCGGCTGGCCGGTCGAGATGCCCCCGGCGATCCCGCCGGCATGATTGGCGAGGAATTCCGGGCCGTCCTCACCGGGCCGCATCGCATCGGCATTGGCCTCGCCCGACAGCGTCGCCGCGGCAAACCCGTCGCCGATCTCGACACCCTTCACCGCATTGATCGACATCGCCGCGGCGGCGAGTTCGGCATCCAGCTTGGCATAGAGCGGCGCGCCCCAGCCGGCGGGAACGCCGGTCGCCTCGCACGCGATCACCGCGCCCAGCGACGATCCCGCCTTGCGCGCGGCATCGATCATCGCCTCCCACCGCACCGCCGCTGCCGCATCGGGGCAGAAGAACGGGTTGGCGTCGATCTGCGAATCGTCGAAATTGGCCGGGTCGATCGCATCCCCGCCGATCGCCTCGACCCAGGCGCGGATACGCACTTCCGGGATTACCAGCCGCGCCACCGCCCCCGCCGCGACACGCGCCGCCGTCTCCCGCGCCGACGACCGCCCGCCGCCGCGATAGTCGCGGAAACCGTATTTGGCGTCATAGGCATAGTCGGCGTGGCCGGGGCGATAGGCGGCGGCGACTTCCGAATAATCCTTCGATCGCTGGTCGGTGTTCTCGATCATCAGGCTGATCGGCGTCCCCGTCGTCCGCCCCTCGAACACCCCCGACAGGATGCGGACCCGGTCGGCCTCCTGCCGTTGCGTCGTGAAGCGCGACGTCCCCGGCCGCCGCTTGTCGAGGAACGGCTGGATGACGTCCTCGCTCAGCGCCAGCCCCGGCGGACACCCGTCGACCACCGCGCCAAGCGCAGGCCCATGCGACTCGCCCCACGTGGTGAAGCGGAACAGATGACCGAAGCTGTTATGGCTCATGCGTCAGCGCCCCCCAGCGCGGGCCGGCATCACGCCAGCGCGATGTCCGGTGCGTCCTCTGCCTTCATGCCGATCACGTTGTAGCCGGCGTCGACGTGGTGCGTCTCGCCGGTCACGCCGCTCGCAAGATCGCTCAGCAGGTACAGTGCCGATCCGCCGACGTCCTCGATCGTGACGTTGCGCTTCAGCGGCGAGTTCAGTTCGTTCCATTTGAGGATCAGGCGGAAATCTCCGATGCCCGATGCCGCCAGCGTCTTGATCGGTCCGGCGGAGATCGCGTTGACGCGGATGTTGTCGCGGCCCAGGTCGACCGCCAGATACTGAACGCTCGTCTCCAGCGCGGCCTTCGCCACGCCCATCACGTTGTAGTGGGGGATGACCTTTTCCGCGCCATAATAGCTCAGCGTCAGCAGCGACCCGCCGCCCGTGCCCGTCTCGGCATCTAACGGCGCCATCATCTTCGCCGCGCGCTGGGCGACCGCGACGAACGAATAGACGCTGATGTTCATCGTCATCAGGAAATTGTCGAGGCTGGTGTCGACATAGCCGCCGCGCAGTTCGGTCTTGTCCGAAAAACCGATCGCATGGACGACGAAGTCGATCGTCGGCCAGCGTTCGGCCAGCGTGGCGAAGCAGCGGTCGAGGTCGGCCATGTCGCTGACGTCGCACGGGATCAGGAAGTCCTGGCCCAGTTGCGCGGCGAGCGGGCGGACGCGCTTCTCCAGTGCCTCTCCCTGATAGCTGAACGCCATTTCGGCGCCGGCCTCGCTCAGCTTCCGGGCGATGCCCCACGCCAGCGACTTGTCGTTGGCAAGGCCCATGATGAGCCCGCGCTTGCCCTGCATCAATCCGTTCACGCCGTCGCGGCCTCCGCTGCCTTGCTAACCGTTGCACCCTCTAGCGCCGGTTCGGGCGGTTCCGCCAGTGCCGCGTTCAGGTGCGCGCCGAATACGATGCCGAGGCCGATGAGGAAGAAGAACAGCAGCGCGACGACCACCCCGGCCAGGCTGCCATAGGTCATGCCGTATCCGCCGAACGACGCCAGGATCTGCGGCAGCAGCGCGGTCATGCTGACCCACCAGACCGCGGTGAACAGCGCGCCCGGCCATTTCGGGCATTTCGAATAGCGGTATTTGGACGGCGTCACCGAATAGAACAGCATGTACAGCGCGCCGAACATCACCGCGCCGGGCACGATGCGGCTGAGCCCGATCCAGCCCGCCGCATCTTCGGCAAAGGGCACCAGCCGGTACACGAACTGCTCGGCCGCGGTCAGCACGCCCTGCACAAGGAACGACAGCAGCGCCAGGATCACCGACCCGACGATCACCGCGACGGAACTCAGGCGATAGCGCCAGAACGGGTTGGCGAAGGTCGTGCCGTAAGCGCGACGGAAGATGTCGCGGATCGTCTCGATGAAGCTGCCGACGGTCCACAGGCCGACCAGCCCGCCCAGCCACAGCAGCGATCCGGTGCGCGCCGCCAGCACGTCGGCGATCGGTTTCCGTAGGATTTCGGCGACGTCGGGGGGCAGCACGTTCAGGAAGGATGCGACCGCGTGCTGCACCTCCGCGCTCTGGCCGAAGATCGACGCGATCGCGGCGGCGACGATGAAGAACGGAAACACCGTCATCAACGCCAGATAGGCCAGGTTGCCGGCGTGGATGAAGCCGTCGTTGTACACGCCGACCAGCACGCGCTTCATCACTTCCCAGGCGGCGCTGCCGGGACGCACCTTCGCCAGGCCACGGTCGATGCGGGCACGCGCGCGCCCGTGTTTGTGGGCGCGGGCTTCGGGCGTCTGAGGGGCGATATCGTCCATGCGCGGCTAGACGCCCAGCCGCGCCCGCGGGTTCCCCTCCGCCTTGCCCGCCCAGCC includes:
- a CDS encoding adenylosuccinate synthase — encoded protein: MANVAVIGAQWGDEGKGKIVDWLAERADMVVRFQGGHNAGHTLVVGDKVYKLSLLPSGIVRGTPSVIGNGVVLDPWALKDEIARLAEQGVTVSPDVLTLAETCPLILPFHRDLDALREDASGAGKIGTTRRGIGPAYEDKVGRRAIRVCDLAHLDTLGPQLDRLTAHHDALRAGFGQPPIDRAALVAELEAIAGFVLPYAKPAWKLLAEAKARGRRMLFEGAQGVLLDIDHGTYPFVTSSNTVAGTAAAGSGMGPGAVGFVLGIAKAYTTRVGSGPFPTELDDDVGERLGTRGREFGTVTGRKRRCGWFDAVLVRQSVAVSGITGIALTKLDVLDGFEEVRICTGYRLGDTLTDHFPAHAADQARVEPVWEAMPGWSESTAGARSWADLPAQAIKYIRRIEELIQCPVTLVSTSPERDDTILVRDPFAD
- the aroC gene encoding chorismate synthase — its product is MSHNSFGHLFRFTTWGESHGPALGAVVDGCPPGLALSEDVIQPFLDKRRPGTSRFTTQRQEADRVRILSGVFEGRTTGTPISLMIENTDQRSKDYSEVAAAYRPGHADYAYDAKYGFRDYRGGGRSSARETAARVAAGAVARLVIPEVRIRAWVEAIGGDAIDPANFDDSQIDANPFFCPDAAAAVRWEAMIDAARKAGSSLGAVIACEATGVPAGWGAPLYAKLDAELAAAAMSINAVKGVEIGDGFAAATLSGEANADAMRPGEDGPEFLANHAGGIAGGISTGQPVRLRVAFKPTSSILTPVPTITRDGDATDIRTKGRHDPCVGIRGAPVVEAMMALVLADQKLRHRAQCG
- the fabI gene encoding enoyl-ACP reductase FabI translates to MNGLMQGKRGLIMGLANDKSLAWGIARKLSEAGAEMAFSYQGEALEKRVRPLAAQLGQDFLIPCDVSDMADLDRCFATLAERWPTIDFVVHAIGFSDKTELRGGYVDTSLDNFLMTMNISVYSFVAVAQRAAKMMAPLDAETGTGGGSLLTLSYYGAEKVIPHYNVMGVAKAALETSVQYLAVDLGRDNIRVNAISAGPIKTLAASGIGDFRLILKWNELNSPLKRNVTIEDVGGSALYLLSDLASGVTGETHHVDAGYNVIGMKAEDAPDIALA
- a CDS encoding YihY/virulence factor BrkB family protein, with translation MDDIAPQTPEARAHKHGRARARIDRGLAKVRPGSAAWEVMKRVLVGVYNDGFIHAGNLAYLALMTVFPFFIVAAAIASIFGQSAEVQHAVASFLNVLPPDVAEILRKPIADVLAARTGSLLWLGGLVGLWTVGSFIETIRDIFRRAYGTTFANPFWRYRLSSVAVIVGSVILALLSFLVQGVLTAAEQFVYRLVPFAEDAAGWIGLSRIVPGAVMFGALYMLFYSVTPSKYRYSKCPKWPGALFTAVWWVSMTALLPQILASFGGYGMTYGSLAGVVVALLFFFLIGLGIVFGAHLNAALAEPPEPALEGATVSKAAEAATA